In Perognathus longimembris pacificus isolate PPM17 chromosome 3, ASM2315922v1, whole genome shotgun sequence, a single window of DNA contains:
- the LOC125349729 gene encoding zinc finger protein ZFP2-like, producing MGEASGKNFQDVLEIDDMIKSCKESPEEWLCEVAISKSNPVDERVRLLRSFHLSPKHMPELHRNSRKSLGMRTEASIAYQSMVLHFEPEEIHAGSRPGVSHVDEKSLGNMETFNQNSKSPSEQQYFTDGGEGIVLTSKTIFFKNNCAYVGENHYECNKYGKSDKHMSTLRTHNGIHISEKHYECNICENSFRSKKILRRHNKIDSGERPHLCNKCGKSLRLRTILNAHNRIHSVGKPYECNQCGKSFTWKTQLSIHHGTHTGEKPYECNTCGKSFFKKSYLSLHERTHTGEKPYKCNTCGRSFARKSYLSLHKKTHTGEKPYKCNTCGRSFAQKSYLSLHERIHTGEKPYKCNTCGKSYGRKTKLSVHERTHTGEKPYKCNTCGKSFARQSCVSVHERTHTEEKPYKCKICGRCFAQKSYLSHHERTHAGEKPYKCNTCGKYFTWKSALSLHERTHTGEKPYKCITCGRSFAHKSHVNLHERTHTGEKPYKCNTCGKSFTRKSYQRFHERAHTGEQSYKCNTCGKSFVQKSSITAHERIHTGEKPYKCTTCGKCFTLKLYLRVHERRHTGEKPYKCTTCGKCFTKKSYVSLHERTHTREKPYKCNTCGKCFSQKSSLSAHERTHTGEKPYKIDAFSPHSDMCPLTGSAPCISCCFIHLVKQSVKCLNEHQTRP from the exons ATGGGAGAAGCCTCAGGCAAGAATTTCCAAG atgtcctggAAATTGATGACATGATTAAGAGTTgcaaggaaagtccagaagaatgGCTGTGTGAAGTAGCAATCAGCAAAAGCAACCCTGTGGATGAAAGAGTGAGATTATTGAGATCTTTTCATTTGAGCCCTAAACACATGCCAGAGCTGCATAGGAATAGTAGGAAatccttaggaatgaggactgaggcatcCATTGCATATCAGAGTATGGTTCTCCATTTTGAGCCTGAAGAGATccatgctggatccaggcctggtgtctctCATGTAGATGAAAAATCTCTTGGCAACATGGAGACTTTTAATCAAAATTCCAAGAGTCCCAGTGAGCAGCAGTATTTCACAGATGGTGGAGAAGGGATTGTATTAACCTCAAAgaccatattctttaaaaataattgtgcttaTGTGGGAGAAAATCATTATGAATGCAACAAATATGGAAAGTCCGACAAACACATGTCAACTCTAAGAACACATAATGGAAtacatattagtgagaaacattatgaATGTAATATATGTGAAAATTCCTTCAGGAGCAAGAAAATTCTTAGAAGACATAACAAAATTGACTCAGGTGAGAGACCTCAtctatgtaacaaatgtggaaaatctttgAGGTTGAGGACAATTTTAAATGCACATAATAGAATTCACTCAGTTGGGAAACCATACGAATGTAACCAGTGTGGGAAGTCCTTCACCTGGAAAACTCAACTCAGTATTCATCATGgaactcatacaggagagaaaccttatgaatgtaacacatgtggaaagtcttttttcAAGAAATCATacctaagtcttcatgagagaacacatacaggagagaagccttataaatgtaacacatgtggaagaTCTTTTGCCCGGAAATCATACCTAAGTCTTCATAAGAAAACacatactggagagaaaccttataaatgtaacacatgtggaaggtcttttgcccagaaatcatacctaagtcttcatgagagaatacatacaggagagaaaccttataaatgtaacacatgtggaaagtcttatGGCAGGAAAACAAAgcttagtgttcatgagagaacacatacaggagagaaaccttataaatgtaacacatgtggaaagtcttttgcccgtCAGTCATGtgttagtgttcatgagagaacacatacagaagagaaaccttataaatgtaagatATGTGGAAGGTGTTTTGCCCAGAAATCATACCTAAGtcatcatgagagaacacatgcaggagagaaaccttataaatgtaacacatgtggaaagtatttTACCTGGAAATCAGCcctaagtcttcatgagagaacacatacaggagagaaaccttataaatgtatcACATGTGGAAGGTCTTTTGCCCACAAATCACATGTTAatcttcatgagagaacacatacaggagagaaaccttataaatgtaacacatgtggaaagtcttttacccggAAATCATATCAAAGATTTCATGAGAGAGCACATACAGGAGAGCAATCTTATAagtgtaacacatgtggaaagtcttttgtccAGAAATCAAGCATTACTGCTCATGAGAgaatacatacaggagagaaaccttacaaatgtaCCACATGTGGAAAATGTTTTACCCTGAAATTATACCTAAGAGTTCATGAGAGAAGAcatacaggtgagaaaccttacaaatgtaCCACATGTGGAAAGTGTTTTACCAAGAAATCATATGtaagtcttcatgagagaacacatac AAGAGAGAAACcgtataaatgtaacacatgtgggaaGTGTTTTTCCCAGAAATCAAGCcttagtgctcatgagagaacacatacaggagagaaaccttacaaa ATAGATGCCTTCAGTCCTCACTCTGACATGTGTCCCCTGACTGGATCTGCCCCCTGCATCTCTTGCTGCTTCATCCACCTTGTGAAACAGAGTGTGAAGTGCTTGAATGAACATCAGACTAGACCTTAA